A genomic region of Candidatus Hydrogenedens sp. contains the following coding sequences:
- the gcvH gene encoding glycine cleavage system protein GcvH encodes MYPEDVRYTENHEWIGEEDGLYIVGISEYAQEQLGDVTYVELPEIGRHVRQKEPVAQVESVKAAEDIYAPVTGVIVEVNEALEGEPELINLDPYGKGWCFKMDDIDTAQYRRLMNREAYEKYLKSL; translated from the coding sequence ATGTATCCAGAGGATGTTCGCTATACAGAAAATCACGAATGGATTGGGGAAGAAGACGGATTGTATATTGTAGGTATCTCGGAGTATGCACAGGAACAATTGGGCGATGTGACCTATGTCGAGTTGCCTGAGATTGGCAGGCATGTTCGGCAAAAGGAACCTGTGGCACAGGTGGAATCTGTGAAGGCAGCAGAAGATATTTATGCTCCGGTCACAGGTGTAATCGTAGAGGTCAATGAAGCATTAGAAGGAGAACCGGAACTTATTAATCTTGACCCCTATGGTAAAGGCTGGTGTTTCAAGATGGATGATATTGATACTGCTCAATATCGCCGATTGATGAACCGTGAAGCCTACGAGAAATATCTCAAATCATTATAA
- the gcvT gene encoding glycine cleavage system aminomethyltransferase GcvT, whose protein sequence is MELKKTPLFECCEKSGGRFVDFHGWYLPVQFEGIIVEHLHVRSHAGIFDCSHMGEFLIHGRDKISYFSFLTCGDFMPLPVGKCRYTAILNKDGSVLDDCVGMKLDEETLFVVTNAGPLEEVSSLLCPSDVQAEDITQQIVKIDVQGPRSLDVLLQAGFDSQIAGLKYWTGGRFEWRGEKIIITRAGYTGELGYELYLPVSIGADIWVKLVSHAEVKPCGLGARDTLRTEMGYPLNGQDILPGTTPLMASMDRFIDWEHDFIGKDLLLQQKNRSDYRVLTGIKTHTRQAPRHNQKIVFQDSEVGEVTSGTYGPSVGVGVGLAMLDKKVAIPGTFLQIAGRPLQVEVCNVPIYQNGTARKKVL, encoded by the coding sequence TTGGAATTGAAAAAGACTCCACTTTTTGAGTGTTGTGAAAAATCAGGCGGGCGGTTTGTAGATTTTCATGGCTGGTATTTGCCTGTCCAATTTGAAGGTATTATTGTGGAACACCTTCATGTGCGTTCCCATGCAGGTATTTTTGACTGCTCTCACATGGGTGAATTCTTAATCCATGGGCGCGATAAAATTTCCTATTTTTCTTTTCTCACCTGTGGTGATTTTATGCCTCTTCCCGTAGGAAAGTGCCGATATACAGCAATATTAAACAAAGATGGTTCTGTTCTTGATGATTGTGTAGGAATGAAATTGGATGAAGAAACTTTATTTGTTGTAACCAATGCAGGACCGTTAGAAGAGGTTTCATCTTTGTTATGCCCATCTGATGTTCAGGCAGAAGATATTACGCAACAAATTGTAAAAATAGATGTTCAAGGACCTCGGAGTTTAGATGTTCTACTTCAAGCGGGTTTCGATTCGCAAATTGCAGGATTGAAATATTGGACAGGTGGAAGATTTGAATGGAGAGGTGAAAAAATTATAATAACGCGTGCAGGCTATACGGGTGAATTAGGTTATGAACTTTATCTGCCGGTTTCTATAGGTGCAGACATCTGGGTAAAATTGGTGTCCCATGCGGAGGTAAAGCCTTGTGGATTGGGTGCCCGTGATACATTGCGGACGGAGATGGGCTATCCCTTAAATGGGCAGGATATTCTTCCCGGGACTACTCCATTAATGGCTTCTATGGACCGATTTATTGATTGGGAACATGATTTCATTGGTAAAGATTTGCTTTTACAACAAAAAAATAGAAGCGATTACCGTGTTTTAACAGGAATAAAAACACATACACGGCAAGCACCTCGACATAATCAGAAGATTGTCTTTCAAGATAGTGAGGTGGGAGAAGTTACCAGCGGCACCTATGGACCCAGTGTTGGAGTAGGTGTGGGTTTAGCTATGTTAGATAAAAAGGTTGCTATCCCCGGAACTTTCCTGCAAATAGCCGGTCGTCCTTTGCAGGTTGAGGTATGTAATGTCCCCATTTACCAAAACGGAACCGCCCGAAAAAAGGTTTTATAA